Proteins from one Gossypium raimondii isolate GPD5lz chromosome 8, ASM2569854v1, whole genome shotgun sequence genomic window:
- the LOC105790672 gene encoding uncharacterized protein LOC105790672 isoform X2, whose product MPFPMKIQPIDFNTLEEAALPRSETVKPLVKSRFKRLFERPFPSVLRNSTTDKIGTVAADELPLSKECAGEFEPSSVCLAKMVQNFIEENNEKQQSCAVRCSRNRCNCFNRNCSDSSEDDMDSFFGDSNLNSPAEASEILKNLICPMSVSEKILLADTAKIVEKNKICKSKDDFCRKIVTDGLLTLGYDASICKSCWEKSPSCPAGEYEYIDVIIEGERLLIDTDFRSEFELARSTKTYKSILQMLPFIFVGKADRLQKIIVTVSEAVKQCLKKKGMHIPPWRKAEYIKAKWLSPYNRITPSPSPSPSPSPTPTSTSITGTLKEFELDPKAKEQCQPLFELNPEGKNSVDDADLGEPIFALSESSEEERNEKNVKKEERKPPQINPRSSQIGVKIVAGLASAIEDEQ is encoded by the exons ATGCCTTTCCCAATGAAGATCCAGCCGATCGATTTCAACACGCTAGAAGAGGCAGCGCTGCCGCGGTCGGAAACAGTAAAGCCGTTGGTGAAATCGCGGTTCAAGCGGCTGTTTGAACGGCCGTTCCCTAGCGTTCTAAGAAATTCCACGACGGATAAGATCGGTACCGTCGCCGCCGATGAGCTCCCTTTAAGCAAGGAATGCGCCGGTGAGTTCGAGCCGAGCTCTGTTTGCTTGGCTAAGATGGTTCAGAATTTCATAGAAGAAAACAACGAGAAACAACAATCTTGTGCAGTTAGATGCAGCCGTAACCGCTGTAACTGCTTCAACCGTAACTGCAGCGACAGCTCCGAAGACGATATGGATAGTTTCTTTGGTGACTCCAATCTTAATTCTCCCGCTGAAGCATCTGAAATCCTAAAG AATTTGATTTGTCCTATGAGTGTGAGTGAAAAGATTTTATTAGCGGATACGGCGAAGATTGTGGAGAAGAACAAGATCTGTAAGAGTAAAGATGATTTTTGCAGGAAAATAGTGACTGATGGATTACTGACCCTTGGATATGATGCTTCTATCTGCAAATCTTGCTGGGAAAAATCTCCCTCTTGCCCCGCCG GGGAGTACGAATACATAGACGTGATAATTGAGGGGGAACGATTGTTGATCGACACCGATTTCAGATCAGAGTTCGAACTCGCCCGATCAACGAAGACTTACAAATCAATCCTCCAAATGCTTCCCTTCATCTTCGTTGGCAAAGCTGATCGTCTCCAGAAGATAATTGTTACTGTTTCCGAGGCGGTAAAGCAATGCCTGAAGAAGAAGGGAATGCATATTCCTCCATGGCGAAAGGCCGAGTATATCAAGGCCAAATGGCTTTCTCCTTATAATCGAATCACGCCTTCACCTTCACCTTCACCTTCACCTTCACCTACTCCAACATCAACATCTATAACCGGAACGCTCAAAGAATTTGAGCTTGATCCCAAAGCTAAAGAACAATGCCAACCTTTGTTTGAATTGAATCCTGAGGGTAAAAACTCCGTTGACGATGCTGATTTGGGGGAACCCATATTTGCTTTGTCGGAGAGTTCTGAAGAAGAACGGAATGAAAAAAAtgtcaagaaagaagaaaggaagCCACCTCAGATAAATCCCAGGAGCTCACAGATTGGGGTTAAGATCGTGGCTGGTTTGGCTTCAGCAATTGAAGATGAACAATAA
- the LOC105790672 gene encoding uncharacterized protein LOC105790672 isoform X1 yields MPFPMKIQPIDFNTLEEAALPRSETVKPLVKSRFKRLFERPFPSVLRNSTTDKIGTVAADELPLSKECAGEFEPSSVCLAKMVQNFIEENNEKQQSCAVRCSRNRCNCFNRNCSDSSEDDMDSFFGDSNLNSPAEASEILKNLICPMSVSEKILLADTAKIVEKNKICKSKDDFCRKIVTDGLLTLGYDASICKSCWEKSPSCPAAGEYEYIDVIIEGERLLIDTDFRSEFELARSTKTYKSILQMLPFIFVGKADRLQKIIVTVSEAVKQCLKKKGMHIPPWRKAEYIKAKWLSPYNRITPSPSPSPSPSPTPTSTSITGTLKEFELDPKAKEQCQPLFELNPEGKNSVDDADLGEPIFALSESSEEERNEKNVKKEERKPPQINPRSSQIGVKIVAGLASAIEDEQ; encoded by the exons ATGCCTTTCCCAATGAAGATCCAGCCGATCGATTTCAACACGCTAGAAGAGGCAGCGCTGCCGCGGTCGGAAACAGTAAAGCCGTTGGTGAAATCGCGGTTCAAGCGGCTGTTTGAACGGCCGTTCCCTAGCGTTCTAAGAAATTCCACGACGGATAAGATCGGTACCGTCGCCGCCGATGAGCTCCCTTTAAGCAAGGAATGCGCCGGTGAGTTCGAGCCGAGCTCTGTTTGCTTGGCTAAGATGGTTCAGAATTTCATAGAAGAAAACAACGAGAAACAACAATCTTGTGCAGTTAGATGCAGCCGTAACCGCTGTAACTGCTTCAACCGTAACTGCAGCGACAGCTCCGAAGACGATATGGATAGTTTCTTTGGTGACTCCAATCTTAATTCTCCCGCTGAAGCATCTGAAATCCTAAAG AATTTGATTTGTCCTATGAGTGTGAGTGAAAAGATTTTATTAGCGGATACGGCGAAGATTGTGGAGAAGAACAAGATCTGTAAGAGTAAAGATGATTTTTGCAGGAAAATAGTGACTGATGGATTACTGACCCTTGGATATGATGCTTCTATCTGCAAATCTTGCTGGGAAAAATCTCCCTCTTGCCCCGCCG CAGGGGAGTACGAATACATAGACGTGATAATTGAGGGGGAACGATTGTTGATCGACACCGATTTCAGATCAGAGTTCGAACTCGCCCGATCAACGAAGACTTACAAATCAATCCTCCAAATGCTTCCCTTCATCTTCGTTGGCAAAGCTGATCGTCTCCAGAAGATAATTGTTACTGTTTCCGAGGCGGTAAAGCAATGCCTGAAGAAGAAGGGAATGCATATTCCTCCATGGCGAAAGGCCGAGTATATCAAGGCCAAATGGCTTTCTCCTTATAATCGAATCACGCCTTCACCTTCACCTTCACCTTCACCTTCACCTACTCCAACATCAACATCTATAACCGGAACGCTCAAAGAATTTGAGCTTGATCCCAAAGCTAAAGAACAATGCCAACCTTTGTTTGAATTGAATCCTGAGGGTAAAAACTCCGTTGACGATGCTGATTTGGGGGAACCCATATTTGCTTTGTCGGAGAGTTCTGAAGAAGAACGGAATGAAAAAAAtgtcaagaaagaagaaaggaagCCACCTCAGATAAATCCCAGGAGCTCACAGATTGGGGTTAAGATCGTGGCTGGTTTGGCTTCAGCAATTGAAGATGAACAATAA